AATAAAAAAATCTTGTCTTCCATTGTCCTAAAATTGATAGGTGTTCAAAAAATCGCTGAATTCCATTTGAAACTGTGAGGGGTTCTCCTGCGCCAACTGTTCGGCGTAACCTTCCCAAAAAATCTGGTCGGTCAGTTCTATAAATTGCTCGTACATGGGAGTTGCTGTTTTAATGAGGTTTAAAAATGCCCCCGGCTATACACCGGGAGCAATACTTGTTCAGGCGTTCGGAAAAACAATGTTTGCCTCAATGTCGGCCAGTTTTTCATGGCAGGCATCAAAAATGAACTGTGCCACCATGCGGATAAGGTTTGGCGTGTTGGTCACGAATTCACGGCGTTTATCATCCTGAATAATGAGTTTGCAGCCTTGGTAAGGGTTGCTTTCCAGTTCGTCATTTTCTTCCTGTAGTTGTACCTCAAAATCCTCTAAGGTCTTGATACGGGCTATAAGCGCTAAACGCTGAATAGACAAGCGGTGCAGGTCATTTACCGATTTTAGAGTCTGTTCTAAATTGAGCGCAAACTTTTTAGGCTCAAATCTTACTTCTTCTGTTTTAATGGGCTCAGTTTGCACTTCGTCTTTCACTTCTTCGGTTGCTGGTAAGTTTGCAGGGTTAACGGGTTGGTTATCCACTGTAGCGGTGCCACTGGTCGCAGCCTGGGCAGGCGCAGCTTCCGCAGCTTGTGAATTTTCGGCGGGCTTTTCATCTGTAGTGTTTGCATGTTCTTTAGCTTCTTTGCCTGTCAGACTTGGGCGGTTTTGGGTTCTGTTCGCTTCGTTTGCTTTTGCTGCTGCACCTTGTACACTGTTCGCATTTTTTTCTGCTGTTTTCATCTTAAAAGATTTTAAAGGGTTAAAAATTTATTTTTCGTTTCCCTCTTTTCCCGAAGACTTCCCTTAAAAGCTATTTTTCAAAAGAAAAAACGGTAAAAAAGAAAGTCAAAAAGGCGGTCGTAAAGGCTGGGCGGGAGAACTATAAGTCCCGAAGGGTGGCCGCAGCATAGCGAAGGACATTATGCGTTCGTACGACCGGGCTGACCGATCTTGACGCCGCTTTTGTCCGTTTTCTTTGGAAAATAGCATCTTAAAAGCATCAGATATTTAGCAGTCTTTTAAGTGCAGAGTGAAGGCAAGCGAAGCTTTTCCCGGCGTAATGAAATGGAGCGGGTAAACGAGTGAAGTCCTGAAAGATGCTCTTAATAGGAATTTGATGCAGTTTTGTCGGATGGCGAATGCTTTTGCAGCGCGGGCAAAAATGCAGTAGCGGATCTTATTGCAAGGGATTTATAACAGTTTACCTGTCAGGGATTGAAACGGCATCCTTTTCATGGAAAAGATATAGTGTAAAGCCTGGCCGCAAGGGACAGCCAAGAGAAGCTTTATTTCAATCAAACAACCCGTCTGATCTATACCATAAATCAGTTAATTTGAAAGTGACACCTAAAAAAAATCCCCTTACAACACAGTAAGGGGATTGTTCAAGATTAGATTTTTCGAATGTTAATCAATTCCAAATTTTAACCGGTAGTCCGGATCGGTCGTATGCCCATAATAGAAAATTGGTTTAACTTCCTGTTTTGCAAAGCCTATAATACCCGCGATCCTGGGTAGTGTGATCTCAACCTTAGAATACCTTTGAGCCTTTGCGGAGTTAGTCGGATAATCAAAAACAACGCTGATCGCTGCACCTGTATCAGTTGTTCTAATATCAATGTCGGATATCCAATCCATTTCGCCAATATTATTTCCAAACATCCTAAATTCCGCTGCACGTTCTTCTACCAATGATCTTGCCGCCTCATGAAGTCCAGGCCATATTTTACCGGAAAACAGTTCATCGTTTACAATAGGTGCGTAAATTCCTTCAGCAAGGATGTGGCCGGGCGGAAGTCCTGGTGGCAGATCTGCTAAATCTTTAAGGCGTTGATCAATTAATGGAATCGACGGGTTAAGAACAAGAACATCCGCACTGCTCAGGTTACTGACCGGACATTGTTGATCTGCAAGTAACGCTGCGCGGGAACTATAGCCAAAATAGGCTGCTACCAATTCATGTGCATGCGTCGGTTTAAGCTTAATTCCGTAATTGTTTTGGGTAAATGCGCGTAAAGAATCTGCGCAAATCTTAGTGATCTCAAGTTTCATAGCAACTTTTGTTAATAGCAGCTTGACTTTTAAGTTGTCGAGAGTGTTTAAAGACAACCCTGCCAGCGGTTTAACAAAAAATTTGCTGTTGACTTGTCTATTGTATTTATTGCCTTGCCTTTCAGTCACTCACAACTGCGGAGCTTGCTCCCTGCAATGAAGGTAGCGACAATATTGAAGAAAGCAAAAAATAGTTTTGCCGAACAAACGTATTTCTAAATTATTAATTGCTAAGCTTGACAAGTTGGTCAGAAACAGCCTGCAATAATCCAGCATCAGTGGACGTGTTTGTTGAAAGCTTATCTGCTAACGCCCTATAACCACCTTCTTCATCCGGTTCAAAAACAAATGTATTCTCACCAACCAGCGCGACGATGCGATGAGTATAACCCCATGGCTCGAAACGTGCTTTCAATTCATATTCCGTACCGAGATAATTTACCAAAATGTTAAACGGCTCGTTCATTTTAAAACTTGATCTTAGTCGGATCGGTTATGATGATCTCCGGTTTACCTTTGTAATCGATCACTTCGCCTTCTACGGTAAGCGTCTTATTTTCAAGCTGGCTGCCGAATTCCTTAGCCTTGCCCTTTAGCGCGATGGTCAGCAACTGGTTGGGATAAGCCGCGCCAAGATTTACTAAAATCATGCTACCAATATCCCTGCTACTGAAAACTTTTCCTGTAACTACTACAGATTTTCCTATGCTATTTTTAACATCTTCCAATTTGACAACAGCTGGTATCGCTGAGGTCATAGCTGAAGTAACGTTATTAACGGTCGGTTTAACTTTCTGACCGGCTAACAGGCGATTCAATTCTCCGGCTAACCGGATACCGGCCTGATCGATCCGTTTACGAACTACTGAAATGTATCTCTGATAGTAAAGATCGTCAATATTTTGCCCTGGTTTGGCGTTCGCATATAGTTCTGTAGTGATCTGGTAGCTTTCCCATAGCCATTCTATCGGCCCATCGCTTTGCCACTTTTTAATTTCAGTTGGTGTGGCTACATCATATCTGCTAACAATATCTTCCTGGCTTAACCCTTCCTTATCAATTAGTTTGCTATCCCAAAGGCTATGCAGGTTAGTGCCCTTATTTTCGAAACGCAACTGAATAGTATTGCCACCTTTATCCTCCTTGCGGCTTACGTGCATCGGTTGATGCGCGTCGCCAACCAAATGGATGAGATACTTCATCGCCTCATTTTTCGCATCGGTAGATGCATTAGCATCTTTCAAAGTAGCTTCCGTCTTTAAAATAGCGGTGTAAACGTTATTGTCGCTTTCCTGTACGGCTTTGACAAAAGCATCCCTCGTAAGTCCTAAAGGCAAGTTGATGTAGTGCCAAGGTGCGGTTTTCGGATCGCGATTCTCATCTGCCCAAGTGCTCACATCTTCCATTTGTTCTCCCTTTAAGTAAGCCGATGCCACATAAGCGACACTTGCGTTTAGGTGTTTTTGTGCAATAGTAGCAACGGCCTTGTGACCTTTAAATCCCCAGGATATCAGCCCCAATGTTGCAAGGGCCAGACCTGTACTTAGAATCCTTGTTTTTTTCATAAACTGAATAATGGTGCAAGATCGCAAAGCTTGATAAATTCATCATAAAGTTTGCATTAAGGGCTTGCAGCCCCTTTGATGTATGTATTTATAAATATGGGGCTAATTGTTCAACCCTTGTAAATGGCCGTAAGCGTTGAACTTGATTGGCCTGTTGGTCATAAAATAACTCAACATAGAACGAGCCCAAACTGTAGCACTGTATCCAAAGTCCGTTGTCGTGTCGGTCGCCCAAGAAAGTACCCTTCCATACGATCTCGTATTGGTCGGTCTCACTCATGTGCATAAAGTCATATAATGTGATCACCATGCAAAATAGTAATAATCGCTAATCGGCTGATCATGATCTAGACGGACAAGTACAACTTTGGACTTTTTATACATTCCTACTATTGGGATAATTTTACTATTGACTTACCGAGTTTTTCATTAATTACAGCCATATAGTCCTCTAGAATTTCAGAGTTCAACATCTTGACATAACATCCGGCTTTGTCCTTGGTGATATAACCGCTGAACAAACCGTCGATAGAAATCATATAACTTGGTCCAGTTTCACCGGGCATTTTTTTTAAATCAAATTGTATCTCTACTTGCTTTCCTGCTATTTGCGTTGTTATTGTAAATCTGTCCATATCGTTAATCAATTACAGGATTGGTCAATATTTGAAGTTTAGCAAATTTTATCACTTCAATACTGGCGAAACCAAATTCTTCGACCACTTTACCATAAATAAGGTAGCAGCCTGCGCCATGAAATGGGTAGGTTTTAGTGGTGTTCGGAAAGTGTACGGTATCAAAAAAATTGCCTTCTTCATCGAGAAACGATCCAAACCACATGAGCTTCCCGGTCTTGGTACGTACCGTTTTCTCACAGACATAAAGGCCGACCATTTTGACGAGCTGACCAAGGTGATTGATCAGGTCATCTGCACCAATCTCGCCCCGGTAATCCGTTTGTAGCAAATCAAAATTCGACATACTTAAAGGAAAACCTAAGAGTTCCAGTTCGTGGTAGGCATTTTCCAGTTGAGTATTTACCAATACCGGCAGGCTATAGCTTTTTGCCTCTACAGCAAATAATTCCACCTCATTACTTGCTTTCATTTTGGCACCCAACAGCAGATGCACATCCCAAAGGAGTTCCTTTTTGCTTTTGCCCGTAAAGCGCAGAGCACCCACACGGATGAGGATAATCGCTTGTTCCAGGCCAATGCCTGTGCGTTTGATCAAGTCTTCCAGGCTTCGATACAAGCCGTTTTCCCTGCGCTCTTCCGGTATAAGGTTAATAAAGATGTCATTCAAACCATGAACACCTACAAACCCAAGGTAAACGTCAACGCCATTGATGTTAACAATACTATCGCTATTATTGACACAAGGCAAATGGACAATAGCTCCGGCTTTTCGTAGCTCGTGGATATATAAGGAACGGGTATAAAAGCCACCGTAATTGTTGAGTACCGCGACCATAAATTCTCTTGGATAATAAGTCTTAAGAAACAGGCTTTGATAGCTTTCTACCGCAAAACTGGCCGAGTGTGCCTTAGAAAAGCTGTACCCCGCAAATGAAGAGACTTGCCGCCAGACCTCAGCGACGATATCGTCAGGTCGGCCCAGTTTCTTTGCTTCTTCAAAAAAACGTTCGACGAGACGATCGAACTCTTTTTTTGAACGATATTTTCCGCTCATCCCACGTCTGAGTATATCCGCATCGGTTCCATCCATGCCAGCGAAATGAATACAGATCTTGATCACGTCTTCCTGGTAGACCATGACACCATAAGTTTCGCGCAGTTGTTCCTCCATTACCGGATGCAAATACTTCACACTATCAGGTGCATGGTGGTATTTGATGTATTCGCCCATCATACCCGAACTGGCAACGCCAGGACGAATGATGGAACTAGCGGCAACTAAGGTCAGGTAATTATCGCAATTAAGTTTCCTGATCAACTGCCGCATGGCCGGTGATTCGATATAAAAGCAACCAATGGTATTTCCACTTTTAAGCTGGGCGTTGACCTTTGCATCCTTCATAAAAACCTTAACCTGGTGGATGTCGATCTTGCGCTGCTGATTTTCTTCTACCAGTTTTACGGCCATCTTAATATGCCCGATACCCCGCTGACTGAGAATATCGTATTTATCAAACCCGATCTTCTCAGCTTCATACATATCCCACTGCACGGTAGGCATACCTTTTGGCGGGAGGTCAAGCGCTGTATAGTACGTTATCGGCTCTTCTGTGATGAGCACACCACCGGCATGAATAGAACGCTGATTCGGCATATCGGCCATCAACTCATAAATAGCCGCTATTTTCTTAAATGTTGGATTTTTTCGGTTCGCTTCTTCCTGCCTCGGGTCGGTAAAGCTGTCAATCTCTGTTTTCGGCAGGCCCATGACCTTACCGATCTCCCGAATGATACTGCGGTCTTTGAAGGTAGACATAGTGCCAAGCAGGGCGGTATGGTGCTTGTCATATCGTTTGAAAAGATAGTCCTGTACGTCTTCGCGTTCATCCCAGGAATAGTCGATATCAAAATCCGGTGGCGAAGTACGTTGCGCATTTAAAAACCTTTCAAAATACAAATTGAGTTCAATTGGGTCAACATCTGTTATCTTCAGACAATAGGCAACAATACTGTTTGCGCCTGACCCCCTGCCAACATGGTAGTAGCCCTGTGAAGATGAATAACGGATAATGTCCCAGGTAATCAGAAAATATGCGCAAAAGTCCAGTTCATCGATCACCTTCAATTCATGTTTGACCTTTTTGAGGGCGACTTTATTGCTTTTACCGTAGCGATACTCCAAACCCTTCATCGCGAGTTTTTCCAAAAGTTCGCGGTCATTCTCCCTGCTGCCGGTAAATGTCCGCCGGTTCAGATTGATCCGGCCCTTGGGAAAGTCCATCACGCAACGGTTCATCAGATTGCGGGTGTTGTCCAGAATAAAAGCATAACGGGAAAATTTCGCTTCCATCTGGCCTGGCGGCAGGAACATATCAGTCGGTTTACACTTATCTTCAGGCTTAATCATGGTAAGCACCATGTTTAGGTCAATGCTTCGCAGGTACTCATGCAGCCGATACCCTACTTTATCCAGTACAACGACGGGCTGTAAGGCAACCAACTTATCTTTGATCGCTGCCAGATCACAACCATACAGCTTATTGAGTTCGTCAAAACGAATTCCCAGGTATTCATTTCCCTTTAACGCTGCGGTATAGCTATACGGATAAATGATAAAAGCATTATGAAATATAGGTGCACTATCTGGCAGCGGCCTTTTTTCCAAATTATGCTCACTTAAAAACTCATTCAATTCACGCATGCCTTCTTTGTTCTGCGCAATGCCGATGTACAGCAGCTGTTTGTCCCTGCGGAACTCGATGCCGCCGATGGGTTTGATCCCTTTTTGATCGCATTCCCGCATGAACTCCATTACGCCTGTAGAGTTATTGATATCGGTTAAAACCATTTGCGTAATACCGCGTGCTACTGCTTCTTCTACCAATGTAGGGATCGACATCGTCCCAAAACGGAGGCTATATTGTGAATGGACATTTAGATACATAGCCTATAAGTTTAGATCAATAACTGAAGCCAATTTGATTGAACCAGGGCCAAAGCGACGCCGAATTTTATCCATCGCCTGGCAAAGGCTATACTGCTCTTCTGACTCCGAATAGAGGTCGATCTGTTCGAAGCCGCTAACCAGGTTAGACAGGCGAACGCCAACCAGCCGAATCAGTAAACGTTTTTGATAAAGCTGCTTAAACAATTCTTTTGTTTTGCCGATCAACACGCTGTCCAATGCAGTATAAGGTATGCGGGCCTGTTTGGTAACTGTTTCGAATGTTGAATAACGAATAGTCACCGTCACACACGCGGTCTGCTTTTTGGTCTGCCGCAATTCAAAAGCGAGATCCATAACCATGGACGTCAGTAAGTAATTAATATTCTGCACATCGATGCTATCATTGTTGAACGTGGATTGTGTACCGATACTTTTTTGTTCGTGATAAGGTACAACCGGGGATTCGTCGATCCCTTTCGCTTTCTGTAACAGCCATATTCCGTTCTTTCCTAAAATACTGGTCATGTATTCCGGGTGCACCTGGGAAAGCGTATGAATACTTTTGATACCCATATCACTCAGTTTGATGAACGTCTTTTCACCCAAACCAGGAATTTTGCGAATCGAGAGCGGATTTAAAAAGGACTGAACACCTGGACGGGCGACACTTAGCTCTCCATTGGGCTTGCATTCGTTCGTCGCCATCTTGGACACCGTTTTGTTGACCGATAAACCGAAAGAGATCGGCAAACCTGTTTCTTTGATGACTTTTGCCCGTAATTCTTTGGCGTAGCGGAGGGTGCCGAAGTGCTTATCCATGCCGGTCATATCGATGTAGTGTTCGTCGATACTGGCTTTTTCTAAAAGTGGCACCTGTTCCTGGATGATCTCCGTGATCTCGTGGGATGCTTTTGAGTATTCATCCATATTACCACGTATCCAAACGCCTTGCGGACATAGCCTGCGGGCAAGCCGGGCAGGCATGGCAGAATGCACACCGAATT
This Mucilaginibacter defluvii DNA region includes the following protein-coding sequences:
- a CDS encoding S1/P1 nuclease encodes the protein MKKTRILSTGLALATLGLISWGFKGHKAVATIAQKHLNASVAYVASAYLKGEQMEDVSTWADENRDPKTAPWHYINLPLGLTRDAFVKAVQESDNNVYTAILKTEATLKDANASTDAKNEAMKYLIHLVGDAHQPMHVSRKEDKGGNTIQLRFENKGTNLHSLWDSKLIDKEGLSQEDIVSRYDVATPTEIKKWQSDGPIEWLWESYQITTELYANAKPGQNIDDLYYQRYISVVRKRIDQAGIRLAGELNRLLAGQKVKPTVNNVTSAMTSAIPAVVKLEDVKNSIGKSVVVTGKVFSSRDIGSMILVNLGAAYPNQLLTIALKGKAKEFGSQLENKTLTVEGEVIDYKGKPEIIITDPTKIKF
- a CDS encoding DNA polymerase III subunit alpha — its product is MYLNVHSQYSLRFGTMSIPTLVEEAVARGITQMVLTDINNSTGVMEFMRECDQKGIKPIGGIEFRRDKQLLYIGIAQNKEGMRELNEFLSEHNLEKRPLPDSAPIFHNAFIIYPYSYTAALKGNEYLGIRFDELNKLYGCDLAAIKDKLVALQPVVVLDKVGYRLHEYLRSIDLNMVLTMIKPEDKCKPTDMFLPPGQMEAKFSRYAFILDNTRNLMNRCVMDFPKGRINLNRRTFTGSRENDRELLEKLAMKGLEYRYGKSNKVALKKVKHELKVIDELDFCAYFLITWDIIRYSSSQGYYHVGRGSGANSIVAYCLKITDVDPIELNLYFERFLNAQRTSPPDFDIDYSWDEREDVQDYLFKRYDKHHTALLGTMSTFKDRSIIREIGKVMGLPKTEIDSFTDPRQEEANRKNPTFKKIAAIYELMADMPNQRSIHAGGVLITEEPITYYTALDLPPKGMPTVQWDMYEAEKIGFDKYDILSQRGIGHIKMAVKLVEENQQRKIDIHQVKVFMKDAKVNAQLKSGNTIGCFYIESPAMRQLIRKLNCDNYLTLVAASSIIRPGVASSGMMGEYIKYHHAPDSVKYLHPVMEEQLRETYGVMVYQEDVIKICIHFAGMDGTDADILRRGMSGKYRSKKEFDRLVERFFEEAKKLGRPDDIVAEVWRQVSSFAGYSFSKAHSASFAVESYQSLFLKTYYPREFMVAVLNNYGGFYTRSLYIHELRKAGAIVHLPCVNNSDSIVNINGVDVYLGFVGVHGLNDIFINLIPEERRENGLYRSLEDLIKRTGIGLEQAIILIRVGALRFTGKSKKELLWDVHLLLGAKMKASNEVELFAVEAKSYSLPVLVNTQLENAYHELELLGFPLSMSNFDLLQTDYRGEIGADDLINHLGQLVKMVGLYVCEKTVRTKTGKLMWFGSFLDEEGNFFDTVHFPNTTKTYPFHGAGCYLIYGKVVEEFGFASIEVIKFAKLQILTNPVID
- the dinB gene encoding DNA polymerase IV: MSADRQIIHMDQDAFFVSVEVRKDPRLVGRPVIIGSLSDRGVVASCSYEARKFGVHSAMPARLARRLCPQGVWIRGNMDEYSKASHEITEIIQEQVPLLEKASIDEHYIDMTGMDKHFGTLRYAKELRAKVIKETGLPISFGLSVNKTVSKMATNECKPNGELSVARPGVQSFLNPLSIRKIPGLGEKTFIKLSDMGIKSIHTLSQVHPEYMTSILGKNGIWLLQKAKGIDESPVVPYHEQKSIGTQSTFNNDSIDVQNINYLLTSMVMDLAFELRQTKKQTACVTVTIRYSTFETVTKQARIPYTALDSVLIGKTKELFKQLYQKRLLIRLVGVRLSNLVSGFEQIDLYSESEEQYSLCQAMDKIRRRFGPGSIKLASVIDLNL